Proteins encoded within one genomic window of Sorex araneus isolate mSorAra2 chromosome 9, mSorAra2.pri, whole genome shotgun sequence:
- the LRRC43 gene encoding leucine-rich repeat-containing protein 43: MERPGCTVSEAVQEHLKHLCLHDFPCGIGSWNRSSFLPRIGQWQPGPQEEPLHALLDLASSPLSPWALPEGARAEDRFLKELAIRNPRKIKDSFFYSYFTSLHMVDKKVSLVDKGLLKFLRLEELILSANRIQDLDSAHLPPTLRVLELYGNQLRSLECLCAHPPPRLQHLGAGHNRLLGPHESLFLTSEHWPSLVSLDLSFNNLTDLQAMTAALRSLGQLRLLLLLGNPLALVAHYRGFTIDSLAPLCVLDDLTVTASEKHQFRGLSQEAGLLENKAQITVTIDNLRGLVDSSIWDPEPGPDGPFIAYSYYVTYDFVEDEESTKEYEDVLAEIVRPPSMDRFSEELGGEEVEAGESLQDEEQASQDTGMEESDLSRESSGRQSTVRTRNSEENELAKLRPLMDLRVVSSPGTVLFSTTRKPYGDVVFYSYQMQHNIKGLAPLKTFLLSGTTITVVEEKILSWNVSPPSSPMSLKRGKGDKRGSKDKSKKEKEKDKKKEKDKKGKGHRQSLKEPASKKTKVVSKLLRQDAPILRVLGRAHIPLEPLVAGDSTVSMVVNLGVIRTMESDRLTFMRAFKLKTKKSRRALDQAKSRSRQQLEKGKFAATEFDESYRPEPLTVELQVQLNQHRSAEEALRTVARV; encoded by the exons ATGGAGCGGCCGGGCTGCACCGTGAGCGAGGCGGTGCAGGAGCACCTCAAGCATCTGTGTCTGCACGACTTCCCCTGCGGCATAGGCAGCTGG AACAGGTCTAGCTTCCTCCCTCGGATTGGGCAGTGGCAGCCCGGCCCCCAGGAGGAGCCGTTGCACGCCCTGCTGGACCTGGCCAGCAGCCCGCTCtcgccctgggccctgcccgaAGGCGCCCGCGCCGAGGACCGCTTCCTGAAGGAGCTGGCCATCCGGAACCCCAGGAAAATCAAGGACAGCTTTTTCTACTCCTACTTCACGTCCCTGCACATGGTGGACAAGAAG GTGAGCCTGGTGGACAAAGGGCTCCTGAAATTCCTGAGGCTGGAGGAGCTGATCCTGAGTGCCAACCGGATCCAGGACCTGGACAGCGCACACCTGCCCCCGACGCTCAGG GTGCTGGAGCTCTACGGGAACCAGCTGCGGAGCCTGGAGTGTCTGTGCgcgcaccccccgccccgcctgcagcACCTGGGCGCCGGCCACAACCGGCTGCTGGGCCCCCATGAGAGCCTCTTCCTCACCTCGGAGCACTG gcccagcctcGTCTCCCTGGACTTGAGCTTCAACAACCTGACGGACCTGCAGGCCATGACGGCCGCGCTCCGCTCGCTCGGGCAGctccggctgctgctgctgctgggcaaCCCGCTGGCGCTGGTGGCGCATTACCGCGGCTTCACCATCGACAGCCTGGCGCCGCTCTGCGTGCTGGACGACCTCACCGTGACGGCCAGCGAGAAGCACCAGTTCCGGGGGCTCAGCCAGGAGGCGG gcCTCCTGGAGAACAAGGCGCAGATCACGGTGACCATTGACAACTTGCGCGGCCTCGTGGACTCCTCCATCTGGGACCCGGAGCCTGGCCCCGACGGGCCCTTCATCGCCTACAGCTATTACGTCACCTACGACTTCGTGGAGGATGAAGAAAGCACGAAGGAGTATGAGGATGTGCTGGCCGAG ATCGTCAGGCCTCCTTCCATGGACCGCTTCAGCGAGGAGTTGGGTGGCGAGGAGGTCGAGGCTGGTGAGAGCCTGCAGGACGAAGAGCAGGCTTCCCAAGACACGGGCATGGAGGAATCCGACCTGTCCCGAGAGTCGTCTGGCAGGCAGAGCACCGTGAGGACTCGGAACTCGGAAGAGAACGAGCTGGCTAAGCTGCGGCCCCTGATGGATCTCCGGGTGGTCTCGTCGCCCGG GACAGTGCTCTTCAGCACCACCCGCAAGCCCTACGGTGACGTCGTTTTCTACAGCTACCAGATGCAGCACAACATCAAGGGGCTGGCGCCTCTCAAGACCTTCCTGCTGTCGGGGACCACCATCACCGTCGTGGAGGAGAAG ATTCTCTCCTGGAACGTGTCGCCgccctccagccccatgtctttaAAAAGAGGCAAAGGGGACAAGAGAGGAAGTAAGGACAAAagcaagaaggagaaggagaaagacaagaagaaggagaaggacaagaaGGGCAAAGGGCACAGACAGTCGTTGAAG GAACCGGCATCCAAGAAGACAAAGGTGGTTTCCAAGTTGCTCCGCCAGGACGCCCCCATCCTGAGGGTGCTGGGCAGAGCCCACATCCCCCTGGAGCCCCTGGTGGCCGGGGACTCCACCGTGTCCATGGTGGTCAACTTAGGGGTGATCCGCACGATGGAATCTGACAGACTGACCTTTATGAGG GCTTTCAAGTTGAAGACTAAGAAATCCCGGCGAG CGCTGGATCAGGCCAAGTCCAGGTCCAGGCAACAGCTAG AGAAGGGGAAGTTTGCAGCGACAGAGTTCGACGAGAGCTACCGGCCCGAGCCGCTCACGGTGGAGCTGCAGGTCCAGCTGAACCAGCACCGCTCTGCCGAGGAGGCGCTGCGTACCGTGGCCCGGGTGTAG